In Archangium violaceum, the following are encoded in one genomic region:
- a CDS encoding Tox-REase-5 domain-containing protein: MPDASGIDDEDGDVDTEESTLEEVADAPETPPRAQGRHAADNGDEPLLGDWGKGWTGWPDGVGNGRPYTVPMSVDYFQGFLAHVGVPTDALPEDGRTLSPEQALRLLPYLLSTPVTLGNFAQRRMAAWLLLEVATGERSVSREELHARMDRFHRLLVLRPDGYLVLAVTGEAKQKVGELEVAQDGTLRAGRYEVGPFYALESRRLWPVDAALEVPRGALPLGTYEPDDGVLLPALEGAALALADTVEGLYRLTIHPIETMEGLVRLPGAVRELVRNAPEYWESFRHKPSGEQVRGVSRVVTGVVLMVGTAGEGAVQAATWGSRMGRLAVPVFSLTGEGVLALRLVAVPGRVIAVAGQALSATYVLHMASVGVAVAGGGTWTPPVGGPGRWVTKHERMSDRSRKFQNKVTKAPAGWVYRVLFGGEQADFDGFAEGVLLETKGLGYDKHFDMKLNPKRYFQGAKRLVRQAQRQSRVANGVPIRWHVAEPRMVDILRKLFVANRVKGIDVVYTPP; encoded by the coding sequence GTGCCGGACGCGTCGGGCATCGACGACGAGGACGGAGACGTCGACACGGAGGAGAGCACCCTCGAGGAAGTCGCGGATGCCCCCGAGACTCCGCCTCGAGCACAGGGGCGCCACGCGGCGGACAACGGAGACGAGCCGTTGTTGGGCGACTGGGGCAAGGGCTGGACGGGCTGGCCCGACGGCGTGGGCAATGGGCGCCCCTACACCGTGCCCATGAGCGTGGACTACTTCCAGGGCTTCCTCGCTCACGTGGGCGTGCCCACCGACGCACTGCCCGAGGACGGGCGCACCCTCTCACCCGAGCAGGCCCTGCGGTTGCTGCCGTATCTGCTCTCCACGCCGGTGACCCTGGGTAACTTCGCCCAGCGGCGCATGGCGGCCTGGCTGCTGCTGGAGGTGGCCACGGGCGAGCGGTCCGTGTCGCGCGAGGAGTTGCACGCGCGCATGGACCGCTTCCACCGGTTGCTGGTGCTGCGGCCGGACGGCTACCTGGTGCTGGCCGTCACGGGTGAGGCCAAACAGAAGGTGGGCGAGTTGGAGGTGGCCCAGGACGGCACGCTGCGCGCCGGCCGCTATGAGGTGGGCCCCTTCTACGCCCTCGAGAGCAGACGCTTGTGGCCGGTGGATGCCGCGCTGGAGGTGCCACGGGGGGCACTACCGCTCGGTACCTACGAGCCGGATGACGGCGTGCTGCTGCCCGCGTTGGAAGGGGCGGCCCTGGCGCTGGCGGACACGGTGGAAGGCCTCTACCGCCTCACCATCCACCCCATCGAGACCATGGAGGGCCTCGTCCGATTGCCGGGCGCGGTGCGCGAGCTGGTGCGCAACGCCCCCGAGTACTGGGAGTCCTTCCGGCACAAGCCCTCCGGAGAGCAGGTGCGGGGCGTGTCGCGGGTGGTCACCGGCGTGGTGCTGATGGTGGGCACCGCTGGGGAAGGCGCGGTGCAGGCCGCCACGTGGGGGAGCCGGATGGGACGGCTCGCCGTACCCGTCTTCTCGCTGACGGGAGAAGGCGTGCTGGCGCTGCGGCTGGTGGCGGTGCCCGGCCGGGTCATCGCCGTGGCGGGCCAGGCGCTCAGCGCCACGTACGTGCTGCACATGGCCAGCGTGGGCGTGGCCGTGGCGGGCGGTGGCACCTGGACGCCGCCCGTGGGAGGGCCGGGCCGGTGGGTGACCAAGCACGAGCGCATGTCGGACCGCTCACGCAAGTTCCAGAACAAGGTGACGAAGGCGCCCGCGGGTTGGGTGTACCGCGTCCTGTTCGGTGGCGAGCAGGCGGACTTCGACGGCTTCGCGGAAGGCGTGCTGCTGGAGACCAAGGGCCTGGGCTACGACAAGCACTTCGACATGAAACTCAACCCCAAACGGTATTTTCAAGGGGCGAAGCGGCTCGTCAGGCAAGCTCAGAGGCAGTCGAGAGTGGCCAACGGTGTACCCATCCGCTGGCATGTGGCCGAGCCCAGGATGGTGGACATCCTCAGAAAACTGTTCGTGGCAAACAGGGTCAAGGGCATTGACGTGGTCTACACCCCGCCATAG
- a CDS encoding ATP-binding protein has product MPVRFASRLMLVLALVGVVPVLLLGGLSFRANRDELHHLVGGLQTQAATDLARSCQKLVLLGVDNLRLAAEYLPLERLGSQDASSVLSIPLRQLGMLNLLVLVDAQGRAIAPAVFSSEEGNGRQRVTEGSLALFSRQAPVQAALSTGAAIGPPYRTPEATEGRVALAVRAGEGATRLLLAELSLAELSSRVEELAREGGRAFIVDHQGLPVASTSKHPGLSEEERGLVAEGLSRGASVVRTVRGVDGVEYLAAFAPVPDLGWGAVVGRKASEAFAPAEHVRRSTVFWALMALAVTGVLGLVLSRGVSQPVARLSEGVAALAAGRYDQRVPEEGRDELGLLARSFNHMAGELQRREAELRRWSEELQQRVDERTRELREAQDQITRTRRLAALGSLSAGIAHELNNPLTGILGLLSLSCEEVPAQSNVGQSLRMALEQARRMANIIRELRQMAEQERAGAGRPLDPVQPLRAALHEVREDLQSRGVSLNCDISAGVPRVLGHADQLQKVVTNLLRNALTAMPAGGALSVGLAAVEGDAVCLSVKDTGKGIPESLRERIFDPFFTTKDEPGRVGLGLSVAHRIIEAHHGRIRLESAEGKGTTVTVILPAASGEAHLA; this is encoded by the coding sequence GTGCCCGTGCGCTTCGCTTCTCGATTGATGCTCGTGCTCGCCCTGGTGGGCGTGGTCCCCGTGTTGCTGCTCGGGGGGCTCTCCTTTCGCGCCAACCGCGATGAATTGCACCACCTGGTGGGCGGTCTCCAGACCCAGGCCGCCACGGATCTGGCGCGCTCCTGCCAGAAGCTCGTCCTCCTGGGCGTCGACAACCTCCGCCTCGCCGCCGAGTACCTCCCGCTGGAACGGCTCGGGTCCCAGGACGCCTCCTCCGTCCTGAGCATCCCCCTGCGCCAGCTCGGCATGCTCAACCTGCTCGTGCTGGTGGACGCGCAGGGCCGCGCCATCGCCCCCGCCGTCTTCAGCTCCGAGGAGGGCAATGGCCGCCAGCGCGTCACCGAGGGCTCGCTGGCCCTCTTCTCGCGTCAGGCGCCCGTGCAGGCCGCCCTGTCCACCGGCGCGGCCATCGGCCCTCCGTACCGCACCCCCGAGGCCACGGAGGGTCGCGTGGCGCTCGCGGTGCGCGCGGGCGAGGGCGCCACCCGCCTCCTGTTGGCGGAGCTGTCACTCGCCGAGCTGAGCAGCCGCGTGGAGGAGCTGGCCCGGGAAGGGGGGCGGGCCTTCATCGTGGACCACCAGGGTCTGCCCGTCGCCTCCACCTCCAAGCACCCCGGGCTCAGCGAGGAGGAGCGCGGGCTGGTGGCCGAGGGGCTCTCCCGCGGTGCCTCCGTGGTGCGCACCGTGCGCGGCGTGGATGGTGTCGAATACCTCGCCGCCTTCGCTCCCGTGCCGGACCTCGGCTGGGGCGCGGTGGTGGGACGCAAGGCCAGCGAGGCCTTCGCTCCCGCCGAGCACGTCCGGCGCTCCACCGTCTTCTGGGCCCTCATGGCGTTGGCCGTCACCGGCGTGCTCGGGCTCGTGCTCTCCCGGGGCGTGAGCCAGCCCGTCGCCCGGCTCTCCGAGGGCGTCGCCGCGCTCGCCGCCGGCCGGTATGATCAGCGCGTCCCCGAGGAGGGCCGCGACGAGCTCGGCCTGCTCGCCCGCTCCTTCAACCACATGGCCGGCGAGCTGCAACGGCGCGAGGCCGAGCTGCGGCGCTGGAGCGAGGAGCTTCAGCAGCGCGTGGACGAGCGCACCCGGGAGCTGCGCGAGGCGCAGGATCAGATCACCCGCACCCGGCGGCTCGCGGCGCTCGGCTCGCTCAGCGCCGGCATCGCCCACGAGCTCAACAACCCGCTCACCGGCATCCTCGGCCTGCTGTCCCTGTCGTGCGAGGAGGTTCCCGCCCAGTCCAACGTGGGACAGAGCCTGAGGATGGCGCTCGAGCAGGCCCGCCGCATGGCGAACATCATCCGGGAGCTGCGCCAGATGGCGGAGCAGGAGCGCGCGGGGGCGGGCCGTCCGTTGGATCCGGTCCAGCCACTGCGCGCCGCGCTCCACGAGGTGCGCGAGGATCTCCAGTCGCGCGGTGTCTCGCTCAATTGCGACATCTCCGCGGGAGTGCCGCGGGTGCTGGGGCATGCGGATCAGCTCCAGAAGGTGGTGACGAACCTGCTGCGCAATGCCCTCACCGCCATGCCGGCGGGAGGCGCCCTGTCCGTGGGGCTCGCGGCGGTGGAGGGGGATGCGGTATGCCTGTCGGTGAAGGACACCGGCAAGGGCATCCCCGAGTCGTTGCGCGAGCGCATCTTCGATCCTTTCTTCACCACCAAGGACGAGCCCGGGCGCGTGGGGTTGGGGCTGTCGGTGGCCCACCGCATCATCGAGGCCCATCACGGCCGCATCCGGCTGGAGAGCGCCGAGGGCAAGGGCACCACCGTCACCGTCATCCTTCCCGCGGCCAGCGGGGAGGCGCACCTCGCGTGA
- a CDS encoding sensor histidine kinase: MRTSASPAPESVLVVDDEPSLRTILAFIVQRVGAVPVLAPDAATARQLAAKHSFACALIDKNLPGENGLDFLKWLRSVQPGCNALIVTAYGNVDSAIEALRLGAFDYLLKPFEVDGLEHRLKLALDQWRLRQEHERMQAMLVQADRLASLGLLAAGVVHEVNTPLAYILSNLDWLDEELPSLREGLKRQGRQGTGTELTSLAERLAAVESTLRDIREGAERVRHIARDVKAFARREDDESVLVDLREVLEAALKMALVHIRYRARVVRDYQDVPLVKANEARLAQVFLNLVVNAAQAIPEDGGDHEIRVRLWTGPNGEACAEVTDTGTGIAPEHMAHLFEPFFTTKRSGEGTGLGLFICKSIVESVDGSITVESRPGKGTTFRLGLPPHVRAARATLSAERESSAAAS, encoded by the coding sequence ATGAGAACGAGTGCCAGCCCCGCTCCAGAGTCCGTCCTGGTGGTGGATGACGAGCCGTCCCTGCGCACCATCCTGGCGTTCATCGTCCAGCGAGTGGGTGCCGTCCCCGTGCTGGCGCCGGACGCCGCCACGGCCCGCCAGCTCGCCGCGAAGCACTCCTTCGCGTGCGCGCTGATCGACAAGAACCTGCCGGGCGAAAACGGCCTGGACTTCCTCAAGTGGCTGCGCTCCGTGCAGCCCGGGTGCAACGCCCTCATCGTCACCGCCTACGGCAACGTGGACAGCGCCATCGAGGCCCTGCGTCTGGGTGCCTTCGACTACCTGCTCAAGCCCTTCGAGGTGGATGGGCTGGAGCACCGCCTCAAGCTGGCCCTGGATCAGTGGCGGCTGCGGCAGGAGCACGAGCGCATGCAGGCCATGCTGGTGCAGGCGGACAGGCTCGCCTCGCTGGGGCTGCTGGCCGCCGGCGTGGTGCACGAGGTGAACACCCCCCTGGCCTACATCCTCTCCAACCTGGACTGGCTCGACGAGGAGCTGCCCTCCCTGCGCGAGGGGCTGAAGCGCCAGGGCCGTCAGGGGACGGGCACGGAGCTGACGTCCCTGGCCGAGCGCCTGGCGGCGGTGGAGTCCACCCTGCGCGACATCCGCGAGGGCGCCGAGCGCGTGCGCCACATCGCCCGCGACGTGAAGGCCTTCGCCCGGCGCGAGGACGACGAGAGCGTGCTGGTGGATTTGCGTGAGGTGCTCGAGGCGGCGCTGAAGATGGCCCTGGTGCACATCCGCTACCGGGCCCGCGTGGTGCGCGACTACCAGGACGTGCCCCTGGTGAAGGCCAACGAGGCCCGCCTGGCGCAGGTGTTCCTCAACCTGGTGGTCAACGCCGCCCAGGCCATTCCCGAGGACGGGGGCGATCATGAGATCCGCGTCCGGCTGTGGACGGGCCCCAACGGCGAGGCGTGCGCCGAGGTGACGGACACCGGCACGGGCATCGCCCCCGAGCACATGGCGCACCTCTTCGAGCCCTTCTTCACCACCAAGCGCTCGGGCGAGGGCACGGGGCTGGGCCTCTTCATCTGCAAGTCCATCGTCGAGTCCGTCGACGGCTCCATCACCGTGGAGAGCCGCCCGGGCAAGGGCACCACGTTCCGCCTCGGCCTGCCTCCGCACGTGAGGGCCGCCCGCGCCACGCTGTCCGCGGAGCGGGAGAGCAGCGCCGCGGCGTCCTGA
- a CDS encoding immunity 52 family protein — translation MYSQDSYDAGVYWACRRESAEECARRAESFFRLLSSCDPIYADWFEQANSLKKALQLRFEPNYETFLRFFKKKAYQNGPGEISFSAWTGHEEDGRGGAVSLTCGACSKFYSNVCFLYLPWAGPEEERVLTVPVLTQVMRALILAWEPDDGGVFSDAYQRLRNEPVGPPRTGWLMYFSRRRGEVPALPEPVRVEPVEDKGTLVILTPERFTVDDPAHVALASEVRAVLDRAGLLKEYEPAPAH, via the coding sequence ATGTACTCGCAAGATTCCTACGACGCGGGAGTCTACTGGGCGTGCCGCAGGGAATCCGCCGAGGAGTGCGCCCGTCGCGCGGAGTCCTTCTTCCGCCTTCTTTCGTCCTGTGACCCCATCTATGCCGACTGGTTCGAGCAGGCGAACTCACTCAAGAAGGCACTCCAGCTCCGATTCGAGCCCAACTACGAAACGTTTCTGCGCTTCTTCAAGAAGAAGGCGTACCAGAACGGCCCGGGAGAGATTTCCTTCTCGGCATGGACAGGGCACGAGGAGGACGGACGCGGCGGCGCGGTGAGCCTCACGTGCGGCGCCTGCTCGAAGTTCTACAGCAACGTCTGTTTCCTCTACCTGCCCTGGGCGGGACCGGAAGAGGAGCGTGTACTCACCGTGCCCGTTCTGACCCAGGTGATGCGTGCCTTGATTCTGGCCTGGGAACCGGATGATGGTGGAGTCTTCTCGGACGCCTACCAGAGACTGCGAAACGAACCCGTGGGCCCTCCCCGTACGGGCTGGCTGATGTATTTCTCACGCCGCCGAGGAGAGGTGCCGGCCCTGCCAGAGCCCGTACGTGTCGAGCCGGTGGAGGACAAGGGCACACTCGTCATCCTCACTCCGGAGCGCTTCACCGTGGACGACCCGGCACACGTCGCCCTGGCCAGTGAAGTACGCGCGGTGCTCGACCGAGCGGGATTGCTGAAGGAGTACGAACCGGCCCCCGCCCATTGA
- a CDS encoding FecR domain-containing protein, with protein MSSSRDALGRALVLGLSLVAFLAAGAWFVFERFGTAPSRPVPAVAVAPPLDSRPAPVVVPDVRATVVGVEGVVERTQGEGWVELRVGDALEPDDSVRTGPGARADLRMGDEASRLTLQEQSEVRMGVMSRTSHALRLERGLIDVDYRGQGDRVLHVQVESGTVAEAREARFTLLRRGTVVAVSTRGGMVNLSSAGATVQVGAGHRSVVLDGGKPLAAEPIPLDVLLEVAAKASAGKSLCLSLKGKVRVGTEVLVEGEPAEVSVDGSFQANVPRREGRSQVRVLAKEPGGATREMLLACRPPARAGPPREDSVKFHWRKP; from the coding sequence GTGAGCTCATCACGTGATGCGCTTGGCCGGGCCCTGGTATTGGGGCTGAGTCTGGTGGCGTTCCTGGCCGCGGGGGCGTGGTTCGTCTTCGAGCGCTTCGGCACGGCCCCCTCTCGGCCCGTGCCGGCCGTCGCCGTGGCGCCGCCCCTGGATTCGCGGCCCGCTCCGGTCGTGGTGCCGGACGTGCGCGCCACGGTCGTTGGAGTGGAGGGCGTGGTGGAGAGGACGCAGGGCGAGGGATGGGTGGAGCTGCGCGTGGGAGACGCGCTCGAGCCCGATGACTCCGTGCGCACCGGCCCCGGTGCCCGGGCGGACTTGCGGATGGGAGACGAGGCCTCGCGGCTGACCCTCCAGGAACAGTCCGAGGTGCGCATGGGCGTGATGTCGCGCACCAGCCATGCACTCCGGCTGGAGCGAGGCCTCATCGACGTGGACTACCGGGGCCAGGGGGACCGGGTGCTGCACGTGCAGGTGGAGAGCGGCACGGTGGCCGAGGCCCGGGAGGCGCGCTTCACCCTGCTGCGCAGAGGCACCGTGGTGGCGGTGAGCACCCGGGGAGGCATGGTGAACCTGTCGTCCGCGGGAGCCACCGTCCAGGTGGGTGCCGGGCATCGGTCGGTGGTGCTCGATGGCGGGAAACCGCTCGCCGCGGAGCCCATCCCGCTGGACGTGTTGCTCGAGGTCGCGGCGAAGGCCTCGGCCGGTAAGTCCCTGTGCCTGTCCCTCAAGGGGAAGGTGCGCGTGGGAACGGAGGTGCTGGTGGAGGGCGAGCCCGCGGAAGTCTCCGTCGACGGCTCCTTCCAGGCGAACGTTCCGCGCCGCGAGGGCCGCTCCCAGGTGAGGGTCCTGGCGAAGGAGCCCGGCGGAGCGACTCGCGAGATGTTGCTCGCCTGTCGGCCACCGGCGCGTGCCGGACCTCCACGGGAGGATTCGGTGAAGTTCCATTGGAGAAAGCCCTGA
- a CDS encoding PKD domain-containing protein: MRSSVRKRAVTRLLLVCVLLCSCDGPVILRGPAARPDLVEGPLPVKLSIQAVDPSGGALTYTWKQWPESPEGTFSDPGSPSPTWLAPVVRTTKLFTLRVTVADAHGGTTQAEVQVKVQPPSERSNRAPVFAGEPGASPSQVRAGDTLTLSALAHDPDGDALTYLWRQLGPGPQGTFVSGPEGASVTWYSPEVGTGTDFSFEVLVSDGHGAPVRRMVTVPVRMPRYAEDIQVLWDSLCTRCHGRSGGLDLSPGQSHAALVGVKALTRGCTDCLRVDPGNPEESALVMKLSGTRCGSRMPRNDPDYFDTHPGELVRIRSWILGGAAED; encoded by the coding sequence ATGCGGTCTTCCGTGCGAAAGCGTGCCGTCACGCGGCTCCTGTTGGTGTGTGTCCTGCTGTGCTCCTGCGACGGCCCGGTCATCCTCCGGGGACCCGCCGCACGGCCCGATCTGGTCGAGGGTCCACTGCCGGTGAAGCTCTCCATCCAGGCGGTGGATCCCTCTGGAGGGGCGCTCACCTACACCTGGAAGCAGTGGCCCGAGTCTCCCGAGGGGACGTTCAGTGATCCCGGCTCGCCCTCGCCCACCTGGCTGGCTCCGGTGGTGCGGACGACGAAGCTCTTCACGCTGCGCGTCACCGTGGCGGACGCGCACGGAGGCACCACGCAGGCCGAGGTGCAGGTGAAGGTCCAGCCCCCGTCGGAGCGGAGCAATCGAGCCCCGGTATTCGCCGGGGAACCCGGGGCGTCTCCCTCCCAGGTGAGGGCCGGGGACACCCTCACCCTGTCGGCGCTGGCGCATGATCCGGACGGAGATGCCCTCACGTACCTCTGGCGCCAGCTCGGGCCCGGGCCCCAGGGCACCTTCGTGTCGGGCCCGGAGGGAGCGAGCGTCACCTGGTACTCGCCCGAGGTGGGCACCGGGACGGACTTCTCCTTCGAGGTGCTCGTCTCGGACGGCCATGGCGCCCCGGTACGCCGGATGGTGACCGTGCCGGTGCGGATGCCCAGGTACGCCGAGGACATCCAGGTGCTCTGGGACTCGCTGTGCACCCGGTGTCACGGCCGGAGCGGCGGGTTGGATCTCTCGCCGGGCCAGAGCCACGCGGCGCTCGTCGGGGTGAAGGCCCTGACCCGGGGCTGCACCGACTGCCTGCGGGTGGACCCCGGCAACCCGGAGGAGTCCGCGCTCGTGATGAAGCTCTCCGGCACGCGCTGTGGCAGCCGCATGCCGCGCAACGACCCGGACTACTTCGACACCCACCCGGGCGAGCTCGTGCGCATCCGCTCGTGGATCCTCGGCGGAGCGGCGGAGGACTGA
- a CDS encoding cyclic nucleotide-binding domain-containing protein produces the protein MAARDSQSWGHRLWPAATFQFALIASVTQLKTAANALVLSRFESHTMPYLYLVGALLVAALTVLPRKEPHARSESLSILTGVGALMVLGLATGVSVGQRIPALVLYLFVDAFTTFISLRFWGRMASAFDAREARRAFTVLNGIGMAGGMLGGLLVQGLAERLGTAAIVAGGALSLCAAAVAIHFHQSEAPQPRGRHLAPSVAAWEYLATSSYARVLAALGVSFALLSSFVDYLFRLRVARTLSEDGLAALFGSLQLWIGLVCVIFQLLLAERLLKRLGLMRYLALLPGAMAPLAVASLVTKELWPVHLLRLLENAVNYSLLPVGVQLLYAAVPDTEREALRGAVDGLLRKGGTVLAGVLLIGAGRSADGRTMALAVVGLCGLLGVLLLRLRPAYVEALGEQVGAQDEEELGREDRRLLVEALGSSAPDRVLHAMEIMAQEGLPLRPHLPVLLRHSHERVQERAVTLAQELEATETAPLLEELVTQGTRRPRDSAVWALAKLAPERAEVLLPPLLQSPDVGLRCAAIGALLSTRWRAAALVSLGALAARGSQAPVADRREVARLFGRLGDQSYTPMLTTFLGDLDSSVRRVAVRSVGEGGYVKLAPRLLTYLTWREERREAREALAALGDEVTPLLEATLNDLSAPLTMRLQVPRVLRRIGTPAALHALLFSNVRDDARLHFRIGAELSRLRDEHPEHPVDEDRVREALVRRRDVYRAMVGPFRDLRAELGDHSLLTRVVGDRLDQALELSFFLLGLLHPPQVMRRVHQHVAGQDARRRAYALELLETLTNEEDRSLVREQVESHHRDLPPGTPGQLEAHLAWLCRSEDVMLRACARYVAGRIGMDLPPAQEGDMSQATVQKLFLLEEVHVFSQSDVDDVAAVAAIAREARFRAGERVYSQGDPGDALYVIIEGSVDALSNGEHVLRMKAKETFGDLSLLDGAPRPNDIIAVEDTRVLVIDRRDFLDLLADRPELLTGFFRAVSQQMRAFIQSAETRQTGEVVELKKEEGAPPEPEQKRPLAG, from the coding sequence GTGGCTGCGCGAGACTCACAGTCCTGGGGCCATCGATTGTGGCCCGCGGCGACGTTCCAGTTCGCCCTCATCGCCAGCGTGACGCAGCTGAAGACGGCTGCCAACGCGCTCGTCCTGTCACGCTTCGAGTCGCACACGATGCCCTACCTGTACCTGGTGGGCGCGTTGCTCGTGGCGGCGCTGACGGTGCTTCCGCGCAAGGAGCCCCACGCGCGCAGTGAGTCCCTCAGCATCCTCACCGGGGTGGGAGCGCTGATGGTGCTGGGGCTGGCCACGGGCGTGTCCGTGGGCCAGCGGATTCCGGCGCTGGTGCTGTACCTCTTCGTGGACGCCTTCACGACGTTCATCTCCCTGCGCTTCTGGGGGCGGATGGCGTCGGCCTTCGACGCGCGAGAGGCCCGGCGGGCCTTCACCGTGCTCAACGGCATCGGCATGGCGGGAGGCATGCTGGGGGGACTGCTGGTGCAGGGACTGGCCGAGCGGCTCGGCACCGCGGCCATCGTGGCGGGCGGAGCGCTGTCCCTGTGCGCCGCGGCGGTGGCCATCCACTTCCACCAGAGCGAGGCGCCCCAGCCGCGCGGCCGCCACCTGGCCCCCTCCGTCGCGGCCTGGGAGTACCTGGCCACCAGCAGCTATGCCCGCGTGCTGGCAGCGCTCGGGGTGAGCTTCGCGCTGCTGTCCTCCTTCGTGGACTACCTCTTCCGCCTGCGCGTGGCGCGCACCCTCAGCGAGGACGGGCTGGCGGCGCTCTTCGGCTCGCTGCAGCTGTGGATCGGCCTGGTGTGCGTCATCTTCCAGCTCCTGCTGGCCGAGCGGCTGCTCAAGCGGCTGGGGCTGATGCGCTACCTGGCGCTGCTGCCGGGAGCCATGGCGCCGCTGGCGGTGGCCTCGCTGGTGACGAAGGAGCTGTGGCCGGTACACCTGCTGCGGCTGCTGGAGAACGCGGTGAACTACTCGCTGCTGCCGGTGGGCGTGCAGCTGCTGTACGCGGCGGTGCCGGACACCGAGCGCGAGGCGCTGCGCGGCGCGGTGGACGGGCTGCTGCGCAAGGGCGGCACGGTGCTGGCGGGCGTGCTGCTCATCGGCGCGGGCCGCTCGGCCGACGGCCGCACCATGGCGCTGGCGGTGGTGGGCCTGTGCGGACTGCTCGGCGTGCTGCTGCTGCGCCTGCGGCCGGCCTACGTGGAGGCGCTGGGTGAGCAGGTGGGCGCCCAGGACGAGGAGGAGCTGGGCCGGGAGGATCGCCGGTTGCTGGTGGAGGCGCTGGGCTCGAGCGCGCCGGATCGCGTGCTGCACGCGATGGAGATCATGGCGCAGGAGGGGCTGCCCCTGCGGCCCCACCTGCCCGTGCTGCTGCGCCACTCGCACGAGCGGGTCCAGGAGCGCGCCGTGACCCTGGCGCAGGAGCTGGAGGCCACCGAGACGGCGCCGCTGCTGGAGGAGCTGGTCACCCAGGGCACCCGCCGTCCCAGGGACAGCGCGGTGTGGGCGCTGGCGAAGCTGGCGCCGGAGCGGGCCGAGGTGCTGCTGCCACCGCTATTGCAGAGCCCGGACGTGGGGCTGCGCTGCGCGGCCATTGGCGCCCTGCTGAGCACCCGGTGGCGCGCGGCGGCGCTCGTGTCGCTGGGAGCGCTGGCGGCGCGTGGCTCGCAGGCCCCGGTGGCGGATCGCCGCGAGGTGGCCCGGCTCTTCGGCCGGCTGGGAGATCAGAGCTACACGCCCATGCTGACGACGTTCCTGGGCGATCTGGACAGCTCGGTGCGGCGGGTGGCGGTGCGCTCCGTGGGCGAGGGCGGCTACGTGAAGCTGGCGCCCCGGCTGCTGACGTACCTCACCTGGCGCGAGGAGCGGCGCGAGGCGCGCGAGGCCCTGGCCGCCCTGGGCGACGAGGTGACGCCGCTGCTGGAGGCCACGCTCAATGACCTGTCCGCGCCGCTGACCATGCGGCTGCAGGTGCCGCGCGTGCTGCGCCGCATCGGGACGCCGGCGGCGTTGCACGCCCTGCTCTTCTCCAACGTGCGCGACGATGCCCGGCTGCACTTCCGCATCGGCGCGGAGCTGTCGCGCCTGCGCGACGAGCACCCCGAGCACCCGGTGGACGAGGATCGCGTCCGCGAGGCGCTCGTGCGGCGCCGCGACGTGTACCGGGCCATGGTGGGGCCCTTCCGCGACTTGCGCGCGGAGCTGGGGGACCACTCGCTGCTCACGCGCGTGGTGGGAGACCGGTTGGATCAGGCGCTGGAGCTGTCCTTCTTCCTGCTGGGCCTGCTGCACCCGCCCCAGGTGATGCGGCGCGTGCACCAGCACGTGGCGGGACAGGACGCGCGGCGGCGGGCGTACGCGCTGGAGCTGCTGGAGACGCTCACCAACGAGGAGGACCGGTCGCTGGTGCGGGAGCAGGTGGAGTCGCACCACCGGGATCTTCCCCCGGGCACGCCGGGCCAGTTGGAGGCGCACCTCGCGTGGCTGTGCCGCAGCGAGGATGTGATGCTGCGCGCGTGCGCGCGCTACGTGGCGGGAAGGATCGGCATGGACCTGCCGCCCGCCCAAGAGGGAGACATGAGCCAGGCGACGGTGCAGAAGCTGTTCCTCCTCGAGGAGGTGCACGTCTTCTCGCAGAGCGACGTGGACGACGTGGCGGCGGTGGCGGCGATCGCCCGCGAGGCGCGCTTCCGCGCGGGCGAGCGCGTCTACAGCCAGGGAGATCCGGGTGACGCGCTCTACGTCATCATCGAGGGCTCGGTGGACGCGCTCAGCAACGGCGAGCACGTGCTGCGGATGAAGGCCAAGGAGACGTTCGGCGACCTGAGCCTGCTGGACGGCGCGCCCCGCCCCAACGACATCATCGCGGTGGAGGACACGCGGGTGCTGGTCATCGACCGGCGCGACTTCCTCGATCTGCTGGCGGACCGTCCGGAGCTGCTGACGGGCTTCTTCCGCGCGGTGAGCCAGCAGATGCGCGCCTTCATCCAGTCGGCCGAGACGCGCCAGACGGGCGAGGTGGTGGAGCTGAAGAAGGAGGAGGGAGCGCCCCCGGAGCCGGAGCAGAAGCGGCCCCTGGCGGGCTAG